The following is a genomic window from Rhododendron vialii isolate Sample 1 chromosome 9a, ASM3025357v1.
TCCGTCAGCAGCGTTCCCTACGAGGTGAATTCTTCTTTCGCTGTGTTCAATCTATCTGCATCGCGAAGAATGGCGCCGTGTTGCTCCATCAATCCACGATCCAAAAACGACGCAGATTCAAGTCCGCATCGGATTGCCACGCTCCGCGGTCATTCGTCGAGGAGGAGACTGCCTCGAATCTCCGCCGCGGCGACGGCGTCGAATTCCTCTGTTCTCGCGCCGCGTTCCGGAAACGACGGCGGCGTTCTGTTTTCCGAAACGCTCGACGAGTGGATGAGAGATTCGACGGCGGAGATCGTTCGCAACCTTCGGAAAGCGCCGCTGCTCGTCCAGATCTACGCGAGCGGCGACGGATCAGCTGGAAAGGTGGAGACGGAGAAGGCGGTCGCCGACGAGTGGCCGGCGGTCACGCGTAGGTGGAAGGACGGCGTCGCGCCGCCGCCGGACGGAGTGATCCTGGTGGAAGAGCTCGCCGGAGACGGAGGGGAAGAGGACGGGACGCGGGCGTGGGGGATGGTGGTTCAGGGAAAGGGGGCGGAATGCGGCCCGGTCTGTTACTTGATGAAGACTAGtagggtcgggtcgggtttgggcTTGGGTTGCACGCATTTTTGCCTGATGAAGGTTGAGGGGTTCAGGGAGAGTGCTCCGTCGCAGCTTAAAAATTGTTGGCTGTTGAGATGATATGATCGATGGGGTCATGGAGTTTGAGATTATTCGATTCGTACGGTGAATGAATAGAATTTGATTTGTAAATGGAGAAAATTTAGAGGTATACTCCAATTGAAAGGTATTTAGTgagatttgttgaaaaaaagagagtgattTTGTTGAATCTTGTTTCATgcaatttcttttcttgaacTGAATCTTGTTTCATGCATTGGTTAGTTCATTAATTATGTTGAGTTCTACGGTatttcttagagcatccacaatgtaataatcaaaatcaaaagattgctaaagttagtaatatgtgcttaaaaaagtgttcatattgtaataatcaaagttagcaaactcctaatcaataatcaaatttgggcatttgaataatcaaaagtaacaatgtgaGACTttacattgctaattttagcaaccctctaaatgaataatcaaaagctgacgtgacaagttttgattatttacttttgattaaTACATTGCGGATGCTTTTTGTTTAGACCATGTTCACTCGCGTGGAATGTTTAGTAAGGGAATGTAAGGAGGATGAATTACATTGAGGATCGAGCTGCTAGTTAGGCACTTCACCCGTGGCCAATTCaactcttgaagaagaagaaaaaacatcgTTCCAATTCaactcttgaagaagaagaaaaaacatacATCGTTCCAATTCAActctagaagaagaagaaaaaacattgTTCATATCGTCTTGGAGAATCCATCGTTCATATAGTCTTGGAGAATCCATCGTTCATATCACTAGTGCcattaatatagaattggaaCGGCTTGAGTATGCATAATGATGCAGAAGCATAATGAAGCTGCTAGAATCGAGGAGCGATTCTCAATTCTTCTAATCACGTCTTTAATTGTTGGTCCAAGTatccatttaattttcaatcatAGTTTTGAAGTCATTTCGTTAGTCAAAGAGTCATTTAGTTTTTTCTATATGCACAAAGAGTCTAAAGGTTGCTTCTAGTTTCTAGGTTATTTATATTTAGTCTTGGTAAGATTAAGAGTCGAGTCGAGTCTAGTCTAGTATAAATATGTTAGCAAGTCTCATGCAAAAGGGAGtttttgagtttatgaaaaatatatttgtgtaAGTGTTATCTTGCTAGAAGTGAGTGATTCCTTCGGTAATCAAGTGTGTAACTTAGTCGCGTGAGTGTCTTCCGCGATTAGTAACATCGAGTGACTTCTGTTGACCCCGGTGAGTAACTTCTTGAGATTATTCTAAACGTTGCGGGTCTCGGCTGCCTCACATAATTTGTAGCTCAGATTTCGGTGAGGTTGCGGTTAGACCTGTTTCAAGTAAAGGATAAAAATCAGGCCTGGACTATGCCTTTATCATGTTTTGAGAAATTCTAATTCTTGCCTTGCGAAGCCCTTTTGCTTCCACTCCAAATGGGTAGTGGCTCTCATGATCGCTTGACTCACTTTGCCTATTCACCCC
Proteins encoded in this region:
- the LOC131300629 gene encoding uncharacterized protein LOC131300629, with protein sequence MASVSSVPYEVNSSFAVFNLSASRRMAPCCSINPRSKNDADSSPHRIATLRGHSSRRRLPRISAAATASNSSVLAPRSGNDGGVLFSETLDEWMRDSTAEIVRNLRKAPLLVQIYASGDGSAGKVETEKAVADEWPAVTRRWKDGVAPPPDGVILVEELAGDGGEEDGTRAWGMVVQGKGAECGPVCYLMKTSRVGSGLGLGCTHFCLMKVEGFRESAPSQLKNCWLLR